In the genome of Fusarium fujikuroi IMI 58289 draft genome, chromosome FFUJ_chr02, one region contains:
- a CDS encoding related to CECR1 protein — MGALCSRTEPVEGAQDDYDQHHRKDHSHTDFMTRLSKRAKISRMGEPALDDAAAARNHIQAHDAEILARGVLIEKAEITDAVTQEPGVVGEYFKLRQQMVAREKALDFDHGCRMRSTPSERRAEAILQRLRSEDEENVYAQAAPRTGYGGQQHPRFPGDHFLSNKHLIDSTSLFRVAQHMPKGGHLHIHFNACLAPQVLLNLAKEMDRMFITSDIPLVSDNDFINFDRCEIQFSLLSPEKETPGDLFSEAYQPRQTMRFRDFLDRFPGYYAKDSTNVDEWLFEKLMFHEGEAHNHLQTASGAWEKFNGRTRMMKGLFNYATAYRRYTRLCLEDFMKDNISYAEIRPNFMTSNQLWSDDGTQLIDNKGIMELIIEEVKNFQTDMKKQGKFFGGLKVIYCTPRSFAPAQIDAALKECLKFKQIWPEWIAGFDLVGEESKGRPIKDFIPELLKFQEDCDRDGVEIPFLFHCGETLDMGTDTDGNLVDALLLKSKRIGHGFALAKHPYVMQHMKERGVCLELCPISNEILGLTPRVSGHTMYQLLANNVHCTVSSDNGTLFRSSLSHDFYQVLVGKADMGLFGWKQLALWSLEHACLSKSEYNRVFSDWEQKWKEFVKWMIEEYDEQPKAI; from the exons ATGGGCGCGCTCTGCTCAAGGACAGAGCCAGTGGAAGGAGCTCAGGACGATTACGATCAGCACCATAGGAAGGATCATTCACATACCGATTTTATGACTCGTCTATCAAAACGCGCAAAGATTTCTCGGATGGGAGAGCCAGCTCTAGATGATGCCGCGGCTGCGCGGAACCACATCCAGGCccatgatgctgagatcTTGGCACGAGGTGTTCTTATTGAAAAGGCAGAAATCACTGATGCCGTGACGCAAGAGCCTGGAGTCGTTGGGGAGTACTTCAAGTTGCGACAACAGATGGTAGCGCGAGAGAAGGCTCTGGATTTTGACCATGGATGCCGCATGCGCAGCACTCCTTCAGAGAGACGAGCAGAAGCCATCCTTCAGAGACTGaggagtgaggatgaggaaaatGTATATGCTCAGGCCGCACCACGAACAGGCTATGGTGGCCAGCAGCACCCTCGTTTTCCTGGAGATCATTTTCTATCGAACAAGCATCTCATCGACTCAACGTCCTTGTTCCGCGTAGCGCAGCATATGCCCAAGGGTGGTCACTTGCACATTCATTTCAACGCCTGTCTTGCCCCCCAAGTCCTGCTCAATCTTGCAAAGGAGATGGACCGGATGTTTATCACCAGCGATATACCCCTTGTTTCGGACAAtgattttattaattttgaTCGATGTGAAATCCAATTTTCTCTATTGAGCCCAGAGAAGGAAACACCTGGCGACTTGTTTTCAGAGGCATATCAACCTCGGCAGACGATGCGGTTTAGAGATTTTCTTGACAGGTTCCCTGGATATTATGCAAAAGATTCAACCAATGTTGATGAGTGGCTATTCGAGAAGCTCATGTTTCACGAGGGGGAGGCGCATAATCATTTGCAGACTGCATCGGG GGCTTGGGAAAAGTTCAACGGGCGGACACGTATGATGAAGGGTCTCTTCAACTATGCGACAGCATATCGAAGGTACACTCGGTTATGTCTGGAGGATTTCATGAAAGACAACATCAGCTACGCTGAAATCCGGCCCAACTTCATGACTAGCAACCAACTCTGGAGCGATGACGGCACTCAGCTCATCGACAACAAAGGCATCATGGAACTGATAATCGAAGAGGTCAAAAACTTCCAGACCGACATGAAAAAGCAAGGAAAGTTCTTTGGTGGTCTGAAAGTGATTTACTGTACACCTCGATCATTTGCGCCAGCGCAGATCGATGCTGCTCTCAAAGAGTGCCTTAAATTTAAACAGATCTGGCCCGAGTGGATTGCAG GTTTCGACCTTGTTGGTGAAGAGTCCAAAGGACGCCCCATCAAGGACTTCATCCCCGAGCTCCTGAAGTTCCAGGAGGATTGCGACAGAGATGGCGTTGAAATTCCATTTCTATTTCACTGTGGCGAGACACTAGATATGGGAACCGATACAGATGGCAACCTTGTTGATGCCCTCCTGTTGAAATCGAAGAGAATTGGGCATGGGTTCGCGCTAGCTAAGCACCCCTATGTGATGCAGCATATGAAGGAGCGCGGTGTTTGCCTCGAGCTGTGTCCCATCTCAAATGAGATCTTGGGACTCACGCCTCGCGTCAGCGGTCACACAATGTATCAGCTTCTTGCCAACAATGTGCATTGCACGGTAAGCTCGGACAATGGTACACTGTTTAG ATCCTCTCTATCTCATGATTTCTACCAAGTGTTGGTTGGTAAGGCTGACATGGGCCTTTTTGGTTGGAAGCAACTGGCGTTGTGGAGTTTGGAGCACGCTTGCCTATCAAAGTCTGAATACAACCGTGTATTCAGCGACTGGGAGCAGAAGTGGAAAGAATTTGTCAAGTGGATGATCGAAGAATATGACGAGCAGCCGAAAGCTATCTGA
- a CDS encoding related to SRP40-suppressor of mutant AC40 of RNA polymerase I and III, with product MSGSKQSPPSWLFSNNPLNPINPSTDTMGKKSIEAAAPKNDAASTPPPGQLMDLVENFLSDHSFKGAADAFKKQREKKGWKATAATDEEGNPSLVSVYQTWEATKGDDSSKSSKSSKKKSSKKDSSSSASSDSSSDSSDAKEEDVDMKDAESSSDSDSDSSSDSDSDDEAAKPKASNTLKRKAPVDESSSDSSSDSDSDSSSSDSESDSDKPKAKKQKRAASSSSSSDSSSSSSDSSDSSDSSDSSDSDSSSDSDDESAKSDSGSSSSDSSSDSSSDSDSSDSDDEAAAKVPLPDSDSSSSDSDSSDSDSGEKEPKKDKKIKKEKEVKDSSDSSVTLDKTSPEFQSNSAYPPLPPDPVVNGNGRKKQNEPFSRIPKNIKVDAKFASNEYVSIAYSQKAHEDLIVTKGKGFTKEKNKKKRGSYRGGAIDIHDKKGIYFDD from the coding sequence ATGTCTGGCTCCAAACAAAGCCCTCCCTCGTGGCTATTCTCTAACAACCCTCTGAATCCAATCAACCCTTCAACCGATACCATGGGCAAGAAGAGCATAGAAGCCGCGGCTCCCAAGAACGATGCCGCATCTACGCCTCCCCCGGGTCAGCTCATGGACTTGGTAGAGAATTTCCTATCTGACCATTCATTCAAGGGCGCTGCCGATGCCttcaagaagcagagagagaagaagggctGGAAGGCGACTGCTGCCACCGACGAAGAGGGTAATCCTTCCCTTGTCAGTGTTTACCAGACTTGGGAGGCTACCAAAGGCGATGATAGTAGCAAGTCTAGCAAGTCTAGCAAGAAGAAGTCCTCTAAGAAAGACTCCAGCAGCTCTGCTAGCAGCGACTCCAGCTCTGATTCGAGCGacgccaaggaagaggacgTGGATATGAAAGACGCTGAGTCGTCCTCggacagcgacagcgacagcagCTCCGATAGcgacagcgatgatgaggctgccaagcccaaggcctcCAACACTCTGAAGCGAAAGGCTCCCGTCGACGAGAGCTCCTCTGATTCATCTTCGGACTCTGATTCTGACTCGAGCTCCTCCGATTCCGAATCTGACTCGGATaagcccaaggccaagaagcagaagcgcGCCGCTTCCTCGAGCTCCTCCAGcgactcttcttcctcatccagcGATTCCTCCGACTCAAGCGATTCCTCCGATTCTAGCGATAGTGATTCGAGCAGCGACTCAGACGACGAGAGCGCCAAATCGGACTCTGGCTCTTCTAGCTCCGATTCAAGCTCTGATTCGAGCTCCGATTCCGACTCCAGCGACTCAGATGAtgaggctgctgccaaggtGCCGCTTCCCGACTCCgacagctcttcttctgactCCGACTCCAGCGACTCTGACTCCGGTGAAAAGGAGCccaagaaagacaagaagatcaagaaggagaaagaagtgAAGGATTCTTCCGACTCTTCTGTTACTTTAGACAAGACGTCGCCCGAGTTCCAGTCAAACTCTGCTTACCCACCTCTTCCCCCGGACCCCGTTGTCAACGGTAACGGACGCAAGAAGCAGAACGAGCCCTTCTCCCGCAttcccaagaacatcaaggttGACGCCAAGTTCGCTTCCAACGAATACGTCTCTATCGCCTATTCCCAAAAGGCTCACGAGGATCTGATTGTCACCAAGGGTAAGGGCTTTacaaaggagaagaacaagaagaagaggggcaGCTACCGTGGCGGTGCCATCGACATCCACGATAAGAAGGGCATCTATTTCGAtgattaa